CTCCGAACTAATCACGACGTAATATGCCTGCACCTTATCATCTGAATAGAGCAATTGTTTAAACGGTAACTTTAAGTAATGAGCAATCTTCGACAGTACAGCATCAACAATAGGTATTGCATAGACACCTAACTCAATAAACGCATCGAGGTACTTTTCCTTATTACCAACCAATGCTATTATTGTCGGCACACCCCTCGACTTAGCAATCCTGGCAACCTCCAGGTTGGATTCATCGTCCATGGATAGAACCACAACCTCGCTTTCATCGATCCCAGCATTCCTAAGAATGGATTCATTCCTTGAATTGCCAATATAGACATAGGCAGGGACACCCCTACCCAGTTTTGCCTCATTCTCATTACTTGCAATCATACTTACATCATAACCATTACTAACCAATAGCCTAGCAACTACAATGCTAATGTCATTTATCCCAATCACCAATGCCTTACGCACACGCATTAGGCAGTTCAGTATTTAAAAACCGATTTACCTAAGGTCCACTTGCCTACCATAACCCTCGAGAAACCTCCTCAGGTCATCCTCCCTAGGCAAGTTCTCCTCATCGCCCCTAACCATCACGACCATGGCAGCCGCAGCTGAAGCTCTTCTCATTGCTTTCTCCACATCATGACCCCTAAGTATTGATGCAAGGAAAACACCTGCATAGGCATCACCAGCGCCAATCGGATCCTTAACAGGAACCCTAAAGGCATCAACCTTAACAATCCTACCCTCCCAATATGCCACTGAGCCCTTAAGGCCAAGCTTAAGCACGGCTCTATTAATACCAAACTTTGAGCGTAATTCCCTAAGCACATCATCAATGGCGGATATACCGAGCAATAGATTAGCCTCGTCCTCATCGAGAAACACAATATCTGCAAAATTAAGGGCCTTAGACAATACATTAATTGCATCATCAACGTTAGCCCACAGCTTCCTCCTATAATTAACATCAAACGACGTAGTGACGCCCTTACTACGAGCAACCTCTAAATACTTAAACGCAGCTGACCTGGCAGTATCGCTAATGGCCATGGTTATACCCGTAGTGTGAAAAACCCTAGCGCCACTAACGTAGTCTGGATCCACATCATCAGGGCCTAGAGCAGAGGCCGCAGAACCCCTTCTGTAATAGAGCACATCACTAACACCTGGTATTGGGTAATTTCTCTGAACGAAGTAAATACCCGTGGGCCTCTCGGGATCAAACTTAACGTGACTAACATCGACGCTCTCACCCCTAAGCCAATTATAAATGAACAAGCCAAACTCATCAGCACCAAGCCTCGTTATTAACCCGCAACTAACATCAAGTCTGACCAGGGCAACACAGACGTTAGCCTCGGTACCAGTTGCATGCTTCTCAAAGTAGGTAACGTGCCTAAGCGGTCCATCGGTCACGGCATTAAACTGAACCAGAGGCTCACCTAAAGCCACAACCTCAGGCATTAAAACTGCAACAACCATGCATTATTAAGGAATTACTCTAACATATTAAATGAAACTAAAACCTTAAAAACAACACAGTTAGGAAAGGATCGAGGGCCCGTAGTCTAGCCTGGTAGGATGCCCAGGGGCATGAAGCCCCGCCTAAGCCTGACGAGGACCATATCTAAGAACGCGGGAGATCCCGGGTTCAAGTCCCGGCGGGCCCACCAATTCTATCATTATTCATAATATTATTGTGAATTATTTAAAATAAGCTGTTTTTACTTAGATTTTAATTTTATTTATCTTTTACATGTGTAATGCTCTAAATTCAGATCTATAAGATAAAATTTATAAATAATTAAATAAATAATAACTATGCGTTTTATTAGGGGTTTTCCGTCGACCATGATGGATGATTATCCATTAAATGTTCATGCAATAATAAGGCATGCTGCTTTATACTTTGGTGAGAATGAGGTTGTGTCTAGGGACGTTGATGGTAATATCATTAGGTTAACGTATCGTGATACCTATGATAGGGTCCAGAGAATGGCTTCAATGCTTGAGGGTGAGTTAGGCGTGAGACCTGGTGATAGGGTTGGTGCATTGGGTGTTAATACCCATAGATATTACGAGCTATACTATGCCGTGTCAGGAATTGGCGCCGTCTTTGTTGAGATGAACTTCAGGCTCTCACCCATTGAGATAACCCATGTGGCTAACCACTCAAAGGTTAAGGTATTATTCATAGATGCGCCGCTCTTACCTCAATTTAAGAGTATAATTCCGCAGTTTAAGCATGTTGAGAAAGTCATAGTGATGGGTAAAGTGAACGAGACTATTGAATTAAGTGGATTGAAGGTTTATCATTACGAGGACTTAATAAAGAGCGGCAGTAAGTATGACTTTCCTCTTATTGATGAAAAATCGGCCTGTTGTGCATGTTATACATCAGGTACAACGGGTATGCCGAAGGGTGTTTATTATTCACATAGATCTTTCGTACTTCACGCAATGGCTATTCACCAGGTATTTCCCATGAACCCAAGCGATTCGCTACTCCAACTTGTTCCACTATATCACGTTAATGGATGGGGCATGCCCTTCGCGGCCACGATAGTTGGCTCAAAGTTAGTATTTCCAGGTATGTGGAGTATTAACGATCTTAAGCCCATAATTGACTTAATGATAAATGAAGGAGTTACGCGATCAAACGGGGTACCCAGTGTTTGGATATCAATACTTAACTACTTGAGGTCAATGAATCCTAAACCACGCTTCAACATGAAGGTCGTGAGCGGCGGCTCAGAGCCACCGGTGGCTATGATGCGCGGCTTAAGTGAATTTGGTATCGAGGTAATACATGCCTACGGTTCCACAGAGACCTCCCCACTCACACATGTGTACGTAATTAAACCTGAAGTACTTAATAAATTAAGGAGTGATGATGAGTATTGGTCACATAGGGCTAAGCAGGGCTTACCTGTGTTTCCCATGGAGCGTAAAGTCGTCGATGAATATGGCCGTGATGTCCCCTGGGATGGGAAGACTCCTGGTGAATTACTTGAGAGAGGCCCCTGGGCCATTAGAGAATACTTTAACGATAAGAGGACGTTTGATTCATTCTATGGAGAGGGCTTCGATATTTGGTGGAAAAGTGGTAATGCAGTTGTTATTGATGAGGATGGGTATATGAAGATTGTGGATAGGCTCAAGGATTTAATAAAAAGCGGTGGTGAATGGGTATCAAGTGTTGATATGGAGAATTACCTAATGGCGCACCCAGTAGTTTATGAGGCTACAGTAATTGGAGTACCGAATCCAAGGTGGGGCGAGAGACCATTGGCTTTCGTGGTCTTAAAACCTGAGTATAAGGATAAGAATAAGGATGCCTTAAGGAAGGAGTTACTAGATCACTTATCAAGTAGGTTTGTAAAATGGCAGCTGCCAGAGATATTATTTGTTGAGTCAATACCAAAGACGAGTACCGGAAAATTCGATAAGAAAGTGCTTAGAGAACAATATAAAGATTACTTTGGTAAGGAAAAGAATAGTGAGATATAGTGATTTTAATATAGTGACTATATATATTCATTGCAAATCGCGAATAACAAATAATGACATACTAGGAATCAAGTAATCTTTTAATAGGTCGTTAACTCATGGTAATTGTTTATGGTCATACCTATTACTGCTTTGAGGATTTTGAAAAGGCTTCGTAGGATTGCCCGAAGCGTTATATTTTACTCATTAATTTTGTTCTTGGCTATTTTATTCATTGGCGCCCTTATTATGTATTTGATTGAGTATGGTAAGAACCCTGGATTTAACAATTATTTTAATGCTGTTTGGTTCGTGATGGAGACTATAACAACCGTTGGTTATGGCGACATTGTACCTAACACATTCCTTGGTAAGGTGGTTGACATGGTTATTATGCCCGTGGGTATTGCCGTAATAAGCCTACTGACAGCCTCAATAGCCACTGAATTAACTAATGTTGCGATAATGAGGAGCATGGGCCAACACACAACCTCAAAGGGTAAGCATATTATTGTGATTGGTGATGTTGATAGAGCCTTAAGGGTTATTAATGTCATTATCGACTTAATGAATAGAAAGGGTGAGGTCGTTGATATTCTTTATCTGAATAATGGTGATAAGCCGTCGTCATTACCTGCCGATGTTGAGTTCATTCACGGGGATCCATTCAATACTAATGACTTGTTAAGGGCTGGTGTTGATAAGGCCTCTACGGTAGTGATACTTCCATTTAATGATCCTGATACTAAGACAGCCGATGCGAAGGTTATATTATTAATCATGAGTGTTAGGAAGTTGAATACTGACGCTTATGTGATTGCTGAGGTTCTTAATGAAGTTAATAGGGATTATGCATTAAGGGCCGGTGCTAATTCTGTGATTTCCCTGGGCTCCTTCACGACCATTATGATAGCTAATGAAGTCTTTGATCGTGGTTTATCATCAGTACTAATGAACATAATTAATAAGGGTAACCTGGGCCTAATTAAGGCCGATGAGTATGTTGGATCACGCTTCATAGATGTCATGCAAATGATTAAGTCGAAGCTAAATTATTTAGTCATTGGTGTAGTTAGGGGTAATGAGGTTATTCTTAATCCAAGTAATGATTTCGTAATTCAATCAAGCGATTCACTACTAATCATTAAGTGATTAATTAGCACCCTCAAAATACCGTTAAGCGTGTATTCACTTGGTATTAATGCATTTATGCCATCGCTCTTCATTCGATTTGCCGTAACCCTGCCAATGGCTACTGCAGTCTTGCCCTTAAGCACGTTCTTAGTGCAATCCTTCATTGCTTCATAAGTCATGGAGCTCATGAAAACCACGTAGTCGACGTAATTAATAAGCCTACATGCAATATCAACACTGATTGGATCGGGTGTTAAGTCATAAATACCATATTCAACTGCGTCATAACCAATTCGCTGAAGCTCATTTTTCACATAGTCATTGCCCCTTAATGACCTCAGTATCACCACCTTTCCTCGTGGTAATTTCTTCATTATTTCAATAATGCCATAGCTTGAGAATTCACTGGGCATCTCGCACTTGACACCCAACTTCTCCACCTCATTGCATGTTTGTGGCCCCACGCCAATGACCCTTACGCTACCACCCAACTTCCCTAAGGCGTTCCCTAGGTACTTTACCACTGTCGTGCTCATTACGATTATATAATTAGCATCCTCAAGGGATATCTTATTAATCACATCCTCATTAGGCGTGATTTTAATGACAGGTATTTGTATAATATCAACGCCATTTATCGAAATTGGCCTTATCTTTCCTGACGCCCTAAGAATCAGGACTTTAACCATTCGCCAACACCAAGTTCCTGCGATAAAGCCTTAGCCGTTGTCTCAATAGCATCCTTACTGCTCATATTTGGTTTCCAACCAACTTCCCTCACTATCTTATCTATGGATAATAACATTCGTTTAACATCTCCCGGCCATCCTCTGCCATCTGGTGTCGCTGGTCTGTACGTAATCCTCGGATTAAAACCTGATACTTTAACAATAATATTGACTATCTCCCTAACGTTTATTAAATCCCAATTACCCACATTATACACATAAACACCGCTATTCTTCACCGCATATTCCCAAGCCATTAATGTGGCGTTTATCGTATCAGTTATGTATAGGTATGACTTCTCCTGAGTTCCATCACCAAGAACCTCAAGTTCCTCTGGGTTCTTCCTCAGCTTCATTAGTAAGTCATAAATCACGCCATGCCTAAGCCTAGGACCAACAATATTCGCATACCTAAGAGCCACGCAGTTCATTCCATAAAGCCTAGCGTAGGTTCCGCACATTACCTCACCAGCTGCCTTAGCAGCTCCGTAGATACTAATGGGTTGTATTGGGTGATCCTCAGGTGTTGGTATGACCCTAGCGTCACCATACACTGTACTAGATGATGCATAGACAATATTCTTAATGCCATATTTACGGGAAAGTTCAAGTACGTTAAATGTAACCAATATGTTCTCATCAAAGTGCGTCCTTGGTTCAGTTACCGATATCCTAACCTCGGGGTTCGCAGCAAGGTGAAATACAGTATCAACGTTTTGGAAAGCCTCGGGATCACTAGGGTTCTTTAGGTCATCCTTAACAAATCTTATCCTGTCTATTACATCACTAAGCCTTCCTAGGTCTCCAGAGCTTAGATTGTCAATCACAATCACATCAAACCCAGACTCTACAAGTTTTTCCGTTAGGAATGAACCAATAAAACCAGCACCACCAGTTATTAAAACCCTCATTACTAATCACCTCATTAATGCTAAACCAACTAAGCCAATTATTAAACCGAGTAGAAGCCCCGTATTACCTAGAAATATTTGAATCAGGAGTAGGATAAGTAGCACAACTCTCATTGATCTACCTATTTCATGAGACTTACCCTGAAACGTGCTGGTTATTAAGTACATCATTATTAATACTAGGATTATTGATATCGTACCCAATAACCCAATAAAACCCTGCTGAAGGATCTCATTGATTTGCGCTGATATGTAGATTGAGGGTAACGAGGACATTATTGACTCTATGAAGCTGGTGTTCTCATAATACTCAAATTGAAAATAAATAAGTATACTGGCATTAGCTAAGTATAGCAACAGGCTTATGCTAAGGAGTACATGCCAAGCCCTAACTCCCTGTGCCTTACTCATTAATGAACAATCACTAACTTTAGGTTATAAATATTGCAATAATAATCCCAGCAAGCATACTTATGAAGTGACCTAACCTATTAATCCCAAAACCATCTATCACAAGCACAGGTGGTAGTGGTATCAATAACCATATTGATTCATAAATCGTATATAGTATTATTAAGAAGTTAAACACGTGTACTGGTTTACCGGGCTTCTTTACTACATTTATTAATGAAGCCATTAAGACAACTCCTAATAATCCCATGGTCATTGCGGATAATCCATACGTTACTATAATCCTGTTATACATTAGGGATAGAAATACAGTAGATACCCCAATACCAACTATGCCAGTTAAAATACCCGCTAGTAAGTAATACCTAAGTCTAATCTCCAGTACTGCGACTGCCGTTGCAAGAATGAATGTGGGTAATGTACCAACTAAATCCGTGGCGCTATCGGGTAATAATGAAACAAATAAGTAAATAATAATGTAAAGAAATCCCCTAGCTATGTTTTGCTTCATTTCGATAAGTGCCTTATTTAAGATTAATTCGGGTCTTATTAAAAATACAGAGGCATAACTAATTAACACTATTAATGTTATTACGAATACGTAGGAGTAACCAATACCTAATCCCCTATGCAACTTGGCAAGCACATAGATAAATACCAGGGATAATATGAATTCAGGGATTAAGGCGTAATAGCTAGGCGTTAATAGGGCTATTACCGTACTTATTGCCACTATGATGAGCACGGTAGGGTAATAAAGCACTAATGCCGATGCCCTAACTCTCATAAATCTTCCTAATTTCATGAAAATATTAAGCTTTAATATGTATTACATTAACGTGACACTTGGCATCAATGTGAAAATAATAATCGTGCTTCATGGATCACAGGATAGCGATTACGTAAGTAGTGTAAGGTACTTTGCGAGTAGGGTTGGTGTTAATTACGCATTTATTTCATACACCAAACCACTAGTAAGTGATACTATTGGTGATTTATATATGCCGTTATTTGTTGGATACGGTAAGGATTATGAAAAGGCTGTGCTTATGACGGGTTTTAGGACACCACCACTACTGAGATGGCCAAGAATTAAGGAATTTTTACTAAGTATGGGGCCTGGCTTATACGTATTTCATGGGGATACAAATCCTAGGTTTATAAATGACGTTGGTAAATTAGGCCTGCATGACGTTGCGTTTCTTAAGATTAAACAAACATTAGAGGAGTACGTAAGTAATCATTGCCCAGATAGGGTAATACCTGTGGTTTTAACTCGTGGCGTAATTTACAAAGAGATAGTAAATACTGTGAACTCGTCATGCTCAAAAACAGAGGTGCTAAATCCATTGTTTGAGCTCGACTCATTCATAAATTACTTCAAGGATGTATTGCCTTGGTTGATAAAGAATACAAGGCCTATAGGGTAATTATGATAATTGAACTATTAATACTATATTACGTGACTATTCTAATAGCATCAGTAATATTAGATTTGATACTTGGTGAACCTAAGGGTATTTTCATAAACATTCATCCTGTTGTTCTTTGTGGGAAGATAGCATATAAATTATTTAAATCAGGTGGTAAACATTACGGTGTATTCCTGTGGTTCGCTTCCGTAGTTCCAATAGCAATTATTTATTACTTAATACCACGTGTTCTAATCGTAATTAATATCGTGATAGGCATTATCGTTTATGCATATTTTTTGAAGTTAACATTTTCTATAAAGCTAATGAGAGACTACGCTAAGAAAATAATGAGGAGTATTGAGTCGGGGGATTTAAATAATGCACGTACTTTCACACAAGAAATCGTTAGAAGGAATGTTTGGGAGCTAGATGCTGCCCATTTAATGTCGGCTGTGATTGAAAGTTTAGCTGAATCCCTTGTTGATGGTCTTCTTTCGCCCTTATTTTACTTCGCATTGTTTGGATTGCCAGGAGCCTTACTCCAAAGATTATCCAATACCATGGATTCCATGGTCGGTTATAGAGGGTGGCCCTACGAGGATGTTGGTTGGTTTTCCGCCAAGATTGACACAATATTGAATTACATACCCGCAAGACTATCATCTATAGTAATATTAGTAGCATCTGCATTGATAGGGTTGGACTGGAGGAATAGCATTAGGATTGCAGTTCGTGAACATGATAATGTAAGAAGTATTAATTCTGGTTGGCCTATGGCATCCTTCGCTGGGGCATTGGGAACTATGCTTGAGAAGGTCGGTGCATATAGGATTAATAGTAATATGCCTGGTCCTGATATAATTAAGTTGAAATCAGCTCTTAGGTTATTTGATGTCTCGGTTATTATAGTACTAGTAATTATCTTAATATTCTTGATTGTTAGAGCGCTCCTTGTATCATTATTTATTTAATGAGGAAAATCCACACTAATTATCGATTTTATACCTTATACTAAGTGAATAATTTGTTTATTACCTGTATGTAATTAATGATCTTTATTTTTTACGGTAGATTATCTAATGGTTCATATATAATATTTAGGAATAACCTTTTTATACTAGACTAAGATGCATATTTTGGTAGATTACTATGGCTTCCATAACCACATCAAGTGGAGAGGCGACACCGGCTGAAATCGAGAGGCAACTAACCGAAAGACAACTCCAGGTTCTTCAATACCTACTTAAAAAGGCTGTCCCGCTTAAGGTGTACACGGTATATGCGGATCAGGATGAGCTGGCCAGGGAACTGGGGATGACTAGGCAGGCACTTAGTGTTCACCTTAAGAAGCTTAAGGACTTTGGGTTAATAAGGACCGGCCGTGAATTCGTTGATGTAACGGATAAGGCGCTTAAGGTATTAAGAATGAGTTCTAATGAAGCGATAATACTCGTTAAGGTGCAGCCTAGGTATAGAACGATAATTTACGAGAAGATTAAAGAGCTACCCATTGAGAAGGCCTATAGGGTGTCTGGTGATTATGATGTAATACTAATAACGAGGGAGGTTAATGTAAATGATATATTGCGTGTATTAAGCATGATGGAGGGTATTGAGGATACAAAGACCTTCATATCCCTAGAGACACTTAGGGAGTGAGTGCCACCTTCAATTAATCCTTTAATCAAAATACTACGATATAATTTTACTATTACCACGCTGGAAGGTTTATTAACTATATAGGGATTATGCATTCACGTAAGAGCCATGGAGGCGGCAAATCCTGAAACTAGGATAGACGCGTACATAAGGAATGTGGCTAATGCACTTGTTCAAATAGAGAGGGAGGGTGTTAAGAATGATGTAGTTGAGATAGCAAGGGCATATCTAAAGGATTCGATATATTACTTGTCAAGGGGTGATCAATTCAATGCATTAGCAACGATTGCATATGCCGAGGGCCTACTCGACGCATTAAGGCTACTTGGAATTGCCCAATTTAACTGGAGTAAGACGGATGACTTAATCAGGAGGGCTCAGAATAAGGTGTTTGTTGCTGGTACATTTGAAATAATTCATCCAGGGCACATAGCCTACCTAAGGCATGCTTGGACTCTTGGCCGAGTCGTTGCAGTGATTGCCCGTGACTCAACGGTTAGAAGAATTAAGAATAGGGACGTTATCATACCCGAGAGACAGAGACTGGAGGTTGTTAGTAATATTGTTTATGTTCATAAGGCTAGACTTGGCTATGAGGATGACATGTTCAGGGTAGTTGAGGAGGAAAGACCAAACATAATATTACTTGGTCCTAATCAACCATTTAATGAGAATTCGTTAAGAGAGGAATTGAGGAAGAGGGAATTGGGCAATATCGAGGTCGTTAGATTTAATGACTATGTTGATTGCCCACTATGTAGCACTACAAGGATACTTAAGGCTATAAGTAATAGATTCAATCAAGGTTAAGTTAAGAGGCATATTTACACGATTCAATGAATTCCCAGATAGGCATAATTCTATTTAGGATCCTATCGTTAAGTATACCAATTTAAGTAACTATGGT
This is a stretch of genomic DNA from Vulcanisaeta moutnovskia 768-28. It encodes these proteins:
- a CDS encoding uroporphyrinogen-III synthase, yielding MVKVLILRASGKIRPISINGVDIIQIPVIKITPNEDVINKISLEDANYIIVMSTTVVKYLGNALGKLGGSVRVIGVGPQTCNEVEKLGVKCEMPSEFSSYGIIEIMKKLPRGKVVILRSLRGNDYVKNELQRIGYDAVEYGIYDLTPDPISVDIACRLINYVDYVVFMSSMTYEAMKDCTKNVLKGKTAVAIGRVTANRMKSDGINALIPSEYTLNGILRVLINHLMISSESLD
- a CDS encoding cobalamin biosynthesis protein: MVDKEYKAYRVIMIIELLILYYVTILIASVILDLILGEPKGIFINIHPVVLCGKIAYKLFKSGGKHYGVFLWFASVVPIAIIYYLIPRVLIVINIVIGIIVYAYFLKLTFSIKLMRDYAKKIMRSIESGDLNNARTFTQEIVRRNVWELDAAHLMSAVIESLAESLVDGLLSPLFYFALFGLPGALLQRLSNTMDSMVGYRGWPYEDVGWFSAKIDTILNYIPARLSSIVILVASALIGLDWRNSIRIAVREHDNVRSINSGWPMASFAGALGTMLEKVGAYRINSNMPGPDIIKLKSALRLFDVSVIIVLVIILIFLIVRALLVSLFI
- a CDS encoding sirohydrochlorin chelatase, whose translation is MTLGINVKIIIVLHGSQDSDYVSSVRYFASRVGVNYAFISYTKPLVSDTIGDLYMPLFVGYGKDYEKAVLMTGFRTPPLLRWPRIKEFLLSMGPGLYVFHGDTNPRFINDVGKLGLHDVAFLKIKQTLEEYVSNHCPDRVIPVVLTRGVIYKEIVNTVNSSCSKTEVLNPLFELDSFINYFKDVLPWLIKNTRPIG
- a CDS encoding NAD-dependent epimerase/dehydratase family protein; this translates as MRVLITGGAGFIGSFLTEKLVESGFDVIVIDNLSSGDLGRLSDVIDRIRFVKDDLKNPSDPEAFQNVDTVFHLAANPEVRISVTEPRTHFDENILVTFNVLELSRKYGIKNIVYASSSTVYGDARVIPTPEDHPIQPISIYGAAKAAGEVMCGTYARLYGMNCVALRYANIVGPRLRHGVIYDLLMKLRKNPEELEVLGDGTQEKSYLYITDTINATLMAWEYAVKNSGVYVYNVGNWDLINVREIVNIIVKVSGFNPRITYRPATPDGRGWPGDVKRMLLSIDKIVREVGWKPNMSSKDAIETTAKALSQELGVGEWLKS
- a CDS encoding long-chain-fatty-acid--CoA ligase, with amino-acid sequence MRFIRGFPSTMMDDYPLNVHAIIRHAALYFGENEVVSRDVDGNIIRLTYRDTYDRVQRMASMLEGELGVRPGDRVGALGVNTHRYYELYYAVSGIGAVFVEMNFRLSPIEITHVANHSKVKVLFIDAPLLPQFKSIIPQFKHVEKVIVMGKVNETIELSGLKVYHYEDLIKSGSKYDFPLIDEKSACCACYTSGTTGMPKGVYYSHRSFVLHAMAIHQVFPMNPSDSLLQLVPLYHVNGWGMPFAATIVGSKLVFPGMWSINDLKPIIDLMINEGVTRSNGVPSVWISILNYLRSMNPKPRFNMKVVSGGSEPPVAMMRGLSEFGIEVIHAYGSTETSPLTHVYVIKPEVLNKLRSDDEYWSHRAKQGLPVFPMERKVVDEYGRDVPWDGKTPGELLERGPWAIREYFNDKRTFDSFYGEGFDIWWKSGNAVVIDEDGYMKIVDRLKDLIKSGGEWVSSVDMENYLMAHPVVYEATVIGVPNPRWGERPLAFVVLKPEYKDKNKDALRKELLDHLSSRFVKWQLPEILFVESIPKTSTGKFDKKVLREQYKDYFGKEKNSEI
- a CDS encoding potassium channel family protein, whose product is MRKALVIGINDISIVVARLLVSNGYDVSMIASNENEAKLGRGVPAYVYIGNSRNESILRNAGIDESEVVVLSMDDESNLEVARIAKSRGVPTIIALVGNKEKYLDAFIELGVYAIPIVDAVLSKIAHYLKLPFKQLLYSDDKVQAYYVVISSESPYINQEVRDVARRCGVAIPLIIRGEDVIISDEELRIESGDKLFIVGASDFVVKCVEKIY
- a CDS encoding Lrp/AsnC ligand binding domain-containing protein, encoding MASITTSSGEATPAEIERQLTERQLQVLQYLLKKAVPLKVYTVYADQDELARELGMTRQALSVHLKKLKDFGLIRTGREFVDVTDKALKVLRMSSNEAIILVKVQPRYRTIIYEKIKELPIEKAYRVSGDYDVILITREVNVNDILRVLSMMEGIEDTKTFISLETLRE
- the kdgK gene encoding bifunctional 2-dehydro-3-deoxygluconokinase/2-dehydro-3-deoxygalactonokinase, yielding MVVAVLMPEVVALGEPLVQFNAVTDGPLRHVTYFEKHATGTEANVCVALVRLDVSCGLITRLGADEFGLFIYNWLRGESVDVSHVKFDPERPTGIYFVQRNYPIPGVSDVLYYRRGSAASALGPDDVDPDYVSGARVFHTTGITMAISDTARSAAFKYLEVARSKGVTTSFDVNYRRKLWANVDDAINVLSKALNFADIVFLDEDEANLLLGISAIDDVLRELRSKFGINRAVLKLGLKGSVAYWEGRIVKVDAFRVPVKDPIGAGDAYAGVFLASILRGHDVEKAMRRASAAAAMVVMVRGDEENLPREDDLRRFLEGYGRQVDLR
- a CDS encoding DUF357 domain-containing protein, with the translated sequence MEAANPETRIDAYIRNVANALVQIEREGVKNDVVEIARAYLKDSIYYLSRGDQFNALATIAYAEGLLDALRLLGIAQFNWSKTDDLIRRAQNKVFVAGTFEIIHPGHIAYLRHAWTLGRVVAVIARDSTVRRIKNRDVIIPERQRLEVVSNIVYVHKARLGYEDDMFRVVEEERPNIILLGPNQPFNENSLREELRKRELGNIEVVRFNDYVDCPLCSTTRILKAISNRFNQG
- a CDS encoding potassium channel family protein codes for the protein MVIPITALRILKRLRRIARSVIFYSLILFLAILFIGALIMYLIEYGKNPGFNNYFNAVWFVMETITTVGYGDIVPNTFLGKVVDMVIMPVGIAVISLLTASIATELTNVAIMRSMGQHTTSKGKHIIVIGDVDRALRVINVIIDLMNRKGEVVDILYLNNGDKPSSLPADVEFIHGDPFNTNDLLRAGVDKASTVVILPFNDPDTKTADAKVILLIMSVRKLNTDAYVIAEVLNEVNRDYALRAGANSVISLGSFTTIMIANEVFDRGLSSVLMNIINKGNLGLIKADEYVGSRFIDVMQMIKSKLNYLVIGVVRGNEVILNPSNDFVIQSSDSLLIIK